One window from the genome of Acuticoccus sp. I52.16.1 encodes:
- a CDS encoding ABC transporter substrate-binding protein: MSRLPNTTAFRRLEQLRRERSELDNNVIDNLIAGRLDRRAFLRHGSRLGLSAALMGSALGTVGLAGLRSARAQGAPGATIRVAQITPSGAINPVTVADQGGLLPLQIVGDFLVMDGPDLVLRPMLATEWSANEEGTVWTFKLREGVKFHDGGTMTADDVVASIKRLADPANGSNALSAFKGVLSPGGIKKIDDLTVEFTLDAPNGNFPYYVSTDNYNAIIVPADTDPDAFEGTMIATGPFKRESYTPKVGATYVRNEDYWAGPPLPARIELNFYDDLQPQVLGLLGGQIDVIQQVNVQGARPLLDNPAAKILQLKANTHRQVHMKTREGPFADKRIRQAMALTIDRQKLVDGLFQGMASLGNDSPFAPVFPSTDTSVPQRARDIDKAKALMAEAGATSLNTTLTTMQMQELPTLATLLKNFGAEIGIEIELKIEDVGAYYGDAVPGKSDWLDSEFGITDYGHRGTPNVFLSAPLLSTGTWNSANFDNPTYDKLVADYIAAVDLEVQTELAGKIQTLLLDETPIIFPYFYDYLSATGPTVAGVETTAMGQIFLTQATKG, encoded by the coding sequence ATGTCTCGGCTTCCCAATACCACCGCCTTCCGTCGGCTCGAACAGCTCCGCCGCGAGCGCTCCGAGCTCGACAACAATGTCATCGACAACCTGATTGCCGGCCGCCTCGATCGACGCGCCTTCCTGCGCCATGGCTCGCGCCTCGGCCTTTCCGCCGCGTTGATGGGGTCGGCCCTCGGCACCGTCGGCCTCGCCGGGTTGCGGTCGGCCCGCGCCCAGGGGGCACCCGGCGCCACCATCCGCGTCGCGCAGATAACGCCTTCGGGCGCCATCAACCCCGTCACCGTGGCCGACCAGGGCGGCCTGCTGCCGCTGCAGATCGTCGGCGACTTCCTGGTGATGGACGGGCCGGACCTCGTTCTGCGGCCGATGCTCGCCACCGAATGGAGCGCCAACGAGGAAGGCACCGTCTGGACCTTCAAGCTGCGCGAGGGGGTCAAGTTCCACGACGGTGGCACCATGACGGCCGACGACGTGGTCGCCTCCATCAAGCGTCTCGCGGACCCGGCCAACGGCTCCAACGCGCTATCGGCCTTCAAGGGCGTGCTCTCGCCGGGCGGGATCAAGAAGATCGACGATCTCACCGTCGAGTTCACGCTCGACGCGCCCAACGGCAACTTCCCCTACTACGTCTCGACCGACAACTATAACGCCATCATCGTCCCAGCCGACACCGACCCGGACGCGTTCGAAGGCACGATGATCGCCACCGGGCCCTTCAAGCGCGAGAGCTACACGCCCAAGGTCGGCGCGACGTACGTGCGCAACGAGGACTACTGGGCCGGTCCCCCGCTGCCGGCTCGGATCGAGTTGAACTTCTACGACGACCTGCAACCGCAGGTGCTCGGCCTTCTGGGCGGACAGATCGACGTCATCCAGCAGGTCAACGTCCAGGGCGCGCGCCCGCTCTTGGACAATCCGGCCGCCAAGATCCTGCAGTTGAAGGCCAATACGCACCGCCAGGTCCACATGAAGACCCGGGAGGGCCCCTTCGCCGACAAGCGCATCCGCCAGGCGATGGCGCTCACCATCGACCGGCAAAAGCTCGTCGACGGGCTCTTCCAGGGCATGGCCTCGCTGGGCAACGATTCGCCCTTCGCCCCGGTCTTCCCCTCGACGGACACCAGCGTGCCGCAGCGCGCCCGCGACATCGACAAGGCCAAGGCGCTGATGGCGGAGGCGGGCGCGACGTCCCTCAACACCACGCTCACCACCATGCAGATGCAGGAGCTGCCGACGCTGGCGACGCTGCTGAAGAACTTCGGCGCCGAGATCGGCATCGAGATCGAGCTGAAGATCGAGGACGTCGGCGCCTACTACGGGGACGCCGTACCCGGCAAATCCGACTGGCTGGACAGCGAGTTCGGCATCACCGACTACGGCCACCGCGGCACGCCGAACGTCTTCCTCTCGGCGCCGCTGTTGTCCACCGGCACCTGGAATTCGGCCAACTTCGACAATCCCACCTACGACAAGCTGGTGGCCGACTACATCGCCGCGGTCGACCTCGAGGTGCAGACCGAGCTGGCCGGCAAGATCCAGACGCTGCTGCTGGACGAGACGCCGATCATCTTCCCCTACTTCTACGACTATCTTTCGGCGACCGGGCCGACGGTGGCGGGGGTGGAGACCACGGCGATGGGCCAGATCTTCCTGACCCAGGCCACCAAGGGCTAG
- a CDS encoding SDR family NAD(P)-dependent oxidoreductase, translating to MTDLFDLTGRSALVTGGTSGIGLAMAQGLARKGASVAVSGRDAAKAEAAAESLRALGGEALALTADVADEAACAGLVTDTVAAFGRIDILVNNAGTNLRKAPEAYTVEEWRALMDTNLTSVFVASKAAFAHMKANGGRIINTGSMTSIFGAPFAAPYSASKGGIVQLTKALAVAWAQYGILVNAVLPGWIATPLTDQLRKDVPTINDAILARTPAARWGRPDDFEGIAVFLASPASAFVSGTAIPVDGGYAAAV from the coding sequence ATGACCGATCTATTCGACCTCACCGGGCGGAGCGCCCTCGTCACCGGCGGCACCTCCGGCATCGGCCTCGCGATGGCGCAGGGGCTGGCGCGCAAGGGCGCCAGCGTCGCCGTCTCCGGCCGGGACGCGGCCAAGGCCGAGGCGGCGGCCGAATCGCTCCGTGCCCTCGGCGGCGAGGCGCTGGCGCTGACCGCCGACGTCGCCGACGAAGCGGCCTGCGCGGGCCTGGTCACGGACACCGTGGCGGCGTTCGGCCGGATCGACATCCTGGTGAACAACGCCGGCACGAACCTGCGCAAGGCGCCGGAGGCCTACACGGTCGAGGAATGGCGCGCGCTGATGGACACCAACCTGACGAGCGTCTTCGTCGCCTCCAAGGCGGCGTTCGCGCACATGAAGGCGAACGGCGGGCGGATCATCAACACGGGGTCGATGACGTCGATCTTCGGGGCGCCGTTCGCCGCACCCTACAGCGCGTCGAAGGGCGGCATCGTGCAACTCACCAAGGCGCTGGCGGTGGCGTGGGCGCAGTACGGCATCCTCGTCAACGCGGTGCTGCCGGGCTGGATCGCGACGCCGTTGACCGACCAGCTGCGCAAGGACGTGCCGACGATCAACGACGCGATCCTGGCGCGCACGCCGGCGGCGCGCTGGGGCCGTCCGGACGACTTCGAGGGCATCGCGGTCTTCCTCGCCTCGCCCGCGTCGGCGTTCGTGTCCGGCACGGCGATCCCGGTCGACGGGGGCTACGCCGCGGCGGTCTGA
- a CDS encoding ABC transporter permease — MGRGLLRAVGRRLALGLLTLFLLSIVVFVGTQVLPGNPGRAILGPLADIRAVEALNEQLGANRPPVRIYLDWIGAMLTGDMGQSYTYRQPVAPFVGAALVNSLKLVAVIFVLVVPLAIGAGVVAALNAGRTVDRIVSIASLSLTVIPEFVSSIVLILVFAVLLRWLPLTASWPPGAGPLVQLQHLVLPALPLVIVLFGYIARMARSGTIEALSADYTRTAILKGLPWRTVLNRHVLRNALLPTITVIATQAGYALGGLVVVETLFRYQGIGNLVLTAAKGKDFAMLQAGVLTIGAFFILVTLIADTLVVMLNPRLRAGLKR, encoded by the coding sequence GTGGGGCGGGGCCTCCTGCGCGCGGTCGGGCGGCGGCTCGCCCTCGGCCTGCTGACGCTCTTCTTGTTGTCGATCGTCGTCTTCGTCGGCACGCAGGTGCTCCCCGGCAACCCCGGCCGCGCGATCCTCGGCCCCCTCGCCGACATTCGGGCGGTCGAGGCACTGAACGAACAGCTCGGTGCCAACCGCCCGCCGGTCCGGATCTATCTCGACTGGATCGGCGCGATGCTGACCGGCGACATGGGCCAGTCCTACACCTATCGCCAGCCGGTGGCGCCGTTCGTCGGCGCCGCGCTCGTCAACTCGTTGAAGCTGGTGGCGGTGATCTTCGTGCTGGTGGTGCCGCTGGCGATCGGCGCCGGCGTCGTCGCCGCGCTCAATGCGGGGCGGACGGTCGACCGTATCGTCTCCATCGCCTCGCTGTCGCTCACCGTGATCCCGGAGTTCGTCTCCTCGATCGTGCTCATCCTGGTGTTCGCGGTGCTGCTGCGCTGGCTGCCGTTGACGGCGTCCTGGCCGCCCGGCGCCGGACCGCTGGTGCAGCTGCAACACCTCGTCCTGCCGGCGCTGCCGCTCGTCATCGTGCTGTTCGGCTATATCGCGCGGATGGCACGCTCGGGCACCATCGAGGCCCTTTCGGCCGACTACACCCGCACCGCGATCCTCAAGGGCCTCCCCTGGCGCACCGTCCTCAACCGCCATGTCCTGCGCAACGCGCTGCTGCCGACGATCACCGTCATCGCCACCCAGGCCGGTTACGCGCTGGGCGGGCTCGTGGTGGTGGAGACGCTGTTTCGCTACCAGGGGATCGGCAACCTCGTGCTGACCGCCGCCAAGGGCAAGGACTTCGCCATGTTGCAGGCCGGGGTCCTCACCATCGGCGCCTTCTTCATCCTGGTGACGCTGATCGCCGACACGCTGGTCGTGATGCTCAACCCGCGCCTGCGCGCGGGGCTGAAGCGATGA
- a CDS encoding M81 family metallopeptidase encodes MSRARSILVGQLWHEGHSFNPLVTAREDVAVVHGAAALAEARVSRTALAGIVSACDALGATPVPTLIARARPGGPIDEAVFQDVADRLVAAAAAGGFDAVCLDLHGATVAARTGDTEGVLLARIREAVGPEVPIAVALDLHGYITPAMLDAATILTGYRTNPHRDIFETGERAMRLLDRALREGPPRGVAVRLPFITRGNDETDRGPLVELGAIADRWRAHPGIVDVSVFNVQPFLDLPDIGQVVLAYDDGTGAAPDACRELAECLWAHRADFDERLTTVDEAFALARRSDVVLALGDQGDRVVGGGPGDSAFIAAKALDAGDLAVASGIYDPAAVAAAQAAGVGAVLDLSVGGGVNAEIAPLRATWTVAAVRDARFHNTGPYMNGVAADFGRAAVLTHGRLSVVVTSRAPNIHDPAFYETMGIPVAEQDVVVTRSANHYKLSFAGTARCITVDTPGLTAFRPADLPFTVARPFYPLDDVAWCFEEAVRSVGRPRAPAPG; translated from the coding sequence ATGTCCCGCGCGCGCAGCATCCTCGTCGGCCAGCTCTGGCACGAGGGTCACTCGTTCAATCCGCTCGTCACCGCTCGCGAGGACGTCGCCGTCGTCCACGGCGCGGCCGCCCTCGCCGAGGCGCGCGTCAGCCGCACCGCGCTCGCCGGGATCGTCTCCGCCTGCGACGCGCTCGGCGCGACGCCGGTGCCCACGCTGATCGCGCGTGCCCGCCCCGGCGGCCCGATCGACGAGGCGGTCTTCCAGGACGTCGCCGACCGCCTCGTCGCCGCCGCCGCGGCCGGCGGATTCGACGCCGTCTGCCTCGACCTGCATGGCGCCACCGTGGCCGCGCGGACCGGCGATACCGAGGGCGTCCTGCTGGCGCGCATCCGCGAGGCGGTCGGCCCGGAGGTTCCCATCGCCGTCGCGCTCGACCTCCACGGCTACATCACCCCTGCGATGCTGGACGCGGCGACCATCCTCACCGGTTACCGTACCAACCCGCACCGCGACATCTTCGAGACCGGCGAGCGCGCCATGCGCCTCCTCGACCGCGCCCTGCGCGAGGGGCCGCCGCGCGGTGTGGCCGTCCGCCTCCCCTTCATCACCCGCGGCAACGACGAGACGGACCGCGGCCCCCTGGTGGAACTGGGGGCGATCGCCGACCGCTGGCGCGCGCACCCCGGCATCGTCGACGTGTCCGTCTTCAACGTGCAGCCTTTCCTGGACCTTCCCGACATCGGCCAGGTCGTGCTGGCCTACGACGACGGGACCGGCGCCGCGCCGGACGCCTGCCGGGAGCTGGCGGAATGCCTCTGGGCCCATCGCGCCGACTTCGACGAGCGGCTCACCACCGTCGACGAGGCGTTCGCGCTCGCCCGCCGGAGCGACGTCGTGCTCGCCCTCGGCGACCAGGGGGACCGCGTGGTCGGTGGCGGGCCGGGCGATTCGGCCTTCATCGCCGCCAAGGCGCTCGATGCGGGCGACCTCGCCGTCGCCAGCGGCATCTACGACCCCGCCGCCGTCGCCGCCGCGCAGGCCGCCGGGGTCGGCGCCGTGCTGGACCTTTCGGTCGGCGGCGGCGTCAACGCCGAGATCGCTCCCTTGCGCGCCACCTGGACCGTCGCCGCCGTGCGGGACGCGCGGTTCCACAACACCGGTCCATACATGAACGGCGTCGCGGCCGACTTCGGGCGCGCGGCGGTGCTGACCCACGGGCGCCTCAGCGTGGTGGTGACGAGCCGCGCCCCCAACATCCACGACCCCGCCTTCTACGAGACGATGGGCATCCCGGTCGCCGAGCAGGACGTTGTCGTGACGCGCTCGGCCAATCACTACAAGCTGTCCTTCGCCGGCACGGCTCGTTGCATCACGGTCGACACGCCCGGCCTGACCGCGTTCCGCCCGGCCGACCTGCCGTTCACCGTCGCCCGCCCCTTCTACCCGCTCGACGACGTCGCCTGGTGCTTCGAGGAGGCGGTGCGAAGCGTCGGCCGCCCACGCGCCCCGGCACCCGGCTGA
- a CDS encoding ABC transporter permease: MTVADPAAAAPATDVAEAPRRARSTAAILLTTPTFLVGAAIVLFWVGCAIFGDSLVPYDPFADDLLATLAPPSAAHWFGTDMIGRDVFSRVICGARDILIVAPLATLIGTVTGTAVGLSMGYFGGWVDAVVGRIIEVMLSLPLIIVALLVLVALGPSTPTVVVVVGLVFTPIVARTVRAAVLAERHLDYVAAASVRAETAFHIMFVEILPNIWPPIIVEATVRLGYAIFTIASLSFLGFGVQPPSPDWGLTISENYGVLVGGFWWTVVPATVAVASLVVGVNLVAESVQRALAE, from the coding sequence ATGACCGTGGCCGACCCGGCCGCCGCCGCGCCCGCGACCGATGTCGCCGAGGCGCCGCGCCGCGCCCGCTCGACCGCCGCGATCCTCCTGACCACTCCGACCTTCCTCGTCGGCGCCGCGATCGTCCTCTTCTGGGTCGGCTGCGCGATCTTCGGCGACAGCCTGGTTCCCTACGATCCGTTCGCGGACGACCTTCTCGCCACGCTCGCCCCGCCGTCCGCCGCGCACTGGTTCGGCACCGACATGATCGGCCGCGACGTCTTCTCCCGCGTCATCTGCGGGGCGCGCGACATCCTCATCGTCGCCCCGCTCGCCACGCTCATCGGCACGGTCACCGGCACCGCGGTCGGGCTCTCGATGGGTTATTTCGGCGGCTGGGTGGACGCCGTCGTCGGCCGCATCATCGAGGTGATGCTGTCACTGCCCCTCATCATCGTGGCGCTCCTGGTGCTGGTCGCGCTCGGTCCGTCCACGCCCACCGTGGTCGTGGTGGTGGGCCTCGTCTTCACCCCCATCGTCGCGCGCACGGTGCGCGCCGCGGTGCTGGCCGAGCGCCACCTCGACTACGTCGCCGCCGCGTCGGTGCGCGCGGAGACCGCCTTCCACATCATGTTCGTGGAGATCCTGCCGAACATCTGGCCGCCGATCATCGTCGAGGCGACGGTCCGGCTCGGCTATGCGATCTTCACCATCGCCTCGCTCTCCTTCCTCGGCTTCGGCGTGCAGCCGCCCTCGCCCGATTGGGGGCTCACGATCTCCGAGAACTACGGCGTCCTCGTCGGCGGCTTCTGGTGGACCGTGGTGCCCGCGACCGTCGCCGTCGCCTCGCTCGTGGTGGGCGTCAACCTCGTGGCCGAATCGGTGCAGAGGGCATTGGCCGAATGA
- a CDS encoding ABC transporter ATP-binding protein — MSIAADRTPALELDRLSVDYRVRGRDLPVLKDVTLTVRRGEAYGLVGESGSGKSTVALAVQRVLPPNGRVSSGTAKVRGYDIEALDAGELRKVRARDVAMVFQDPGKALNPSLTIGRQIGEVFEILGESRRAAWARGEEMLGRVRISAPARVMASYPHQLSGGMQQRVVIAMALAKDPALLVLDEPTTGLDATIEAEVLDLVQALRREFGASILFISHNLGAIAGLCDRVGVLYAGRLVEEGDAREIFARPRHPYTVGLLRCLPRAGLRKGEGHLDTIPGFPPPPGSIPVGCVFAPRCGLARERCRSETPPLYPVSPGHGSRCHCHDEVDALPRVGTVAAAPEIRADARPVVELTHLSKTYTLGGKPIYALRDVNLTLAAGETLGLVGESGSGKSTLANLLLGLVEHDDGGTIAIDGAPVPAAVQKRTREQVKALQIVFQNPDSALNRAHTVKHLIGRAVKKLAGLTGKARAAEITRLVEAVRLTPRQLPARPRQLSGGMKQRVAVARAFAAAPRVVVCDEPTSALDVSVQSAILNLLTELQRERGVSYILISHDLGVVRHLSDRIAVLYLGRIMEIGPASAVLDGPHHPYTEALLSAAPTITGERGTRIRLTGEIPSPLDPPTGCVFNTRCPRKFGPVCETEEPPLDDDTSGHGIRCHLPRSALGRVGGAPPRPRRDLADA; from the coding sequence ATGAGCATCGCGGCCGACCGCACACCGGCGCTGGAGCTGGACCGCCTCTCGGTCGACTACCGGGTGAGGGGGCGGGACCTGCCGGTGCTGAAGGACGTCACCCTCACCGTCCGCCGCGGCGAGGCCTACGGGCTGGTCGGCGAATCGGGGTCGGGCAAGTCCACGGTGGCGCTGGCGGTGCAGCGGGTGCTGCCGCCCAACGGACGCGTCTCGTCCGGCACCGCGAAGGTGCGGGGCTACGACATCGAGGCGCTGGACGCGGGCGAGCTGCGCAAGGTGCGCGCGCGCGACGTCGCCATGGTGTTCCAGGATCCGGGCAAGGCACTGAACCCGTCGCTCACCATCGGCCGGCAGATCGGCGAGGTGTTCGAGATCCTCGGCGAGAGCCGGCGCGCGGCGTGGGCGCGTGGTGAGGAGATGCTCGGCCGGGTTCGCATCTCAGCCCCCGCGCGGGTGATGGCGAGCTACCCGCACCAGCTCTCCGGCGGCATGCAGCAGCGCGTGGTCATCGCCATGGCGCTCGCCAAGGACCCCGCCCTCCTCGTCCTCGACGAGCCGACGACCGGGCTCGACGCCACCATCGAGGCGGAGGTGCTCGACCTCGTGCAGGCGCTGCGGCGCGAGTTCGGCGCGTCGATCCTCTTCATCAGCCACAATCTCGGCGCCATCGCCGGGCTGTGCGACCGCGTCGGCGTGCTCTACGCCGGCCGCCTCGTCGAGGAGGGCGACGCGCGCGAGATCTTCGCCCGGCCGCGCCATCCCTATACCGTCGGCCTGTTGCGCTGCCTGCCGCGCGCGGGCCTGCGCAAGGGCGAGGGCCACCTCGACACGATCCCCGGCTTTCCACCGCCGCCGGGCTCCATCCCGGTCGGCTGCGTCTTCGCGCCCCGCTGCGGCCTCGCCCGCGAGCGGTGCCGCAGCGAGACGCCGCCGCTCTACCCGGTCTCCCCCGGCCACGGCAGCCGCTGCCACTGCCACGACGAGGTGGACGCCCTGCCCCGCGTCGGCACCGTCGCCGCGGCGCCCGAGATCCGCGCCGACGCGCGGCCGGTCGTCGAACTCACCCACCTCTCCAAGACCTACACGCTGGGCGGCAAGCCGATCTACGCCCTGCGCGACGTCAACCTGACGCTCGCCGCAGGGGAGACTTTGGGGCTGGTCGGCGAGTCCGGTTCGGGCAAGTCGACCCTCGCCAACCTCCTCCTGGGGCTGGTGGAGCACGACGACGGCGGCACCATCGCGATCGACGGCGCGCCGGTGCCGGCGGCGGTCCAGAAGCGGACACGCGAGCAGGTGAAGGCGTTGCAGATCGTCTTCCAGAACCCGGACTCGGCTCTGAACCGGGCGCATACGGTCAAGCACCTCATCGGCCGCGCGGTGAAGAAGCTCGCCGGCCTCACCGGCAAGGCGCGCGCGGCCGAGATCACGCGCCTGGTGGAGGCCGTGCGCCTCACCCCGCGCCAGCTCCCCGCGCGCCCGCGCCAGCTCTCCGGGGGCATGAAGCAGCGCGTCGCCGTCGCCCGCGCCTTCGCCGCGGCGCCGCGCGTCGTGGTGTGCGACGAGCCGACCTCCGCGCTCGACGTCTCGGTGCAGTCCGCGATCCTCAACCTCCTCACCGAGTTGCAGCGCGAGCGGGGCGTCTCCTACATCCTCATCAGCCATGACCTCGGCGTCGTGCGCCACCTCTCGGACCGGATCGCGGTCCTCTACCTGGGGCGCATCATGGAGATCGGCCCCGCGTCGGCAGTGCTGGACGGGCCGCACCACCCCTATACCGAGGCGCTGCTCTCCGCCGCGCCCACCATCACCGGCGAACGGGGGACGCGCATCCGCCTCACCGGCGAGATCCCGAGCCCGCTCGATCCGCCGACCGGCTGCGTCTTCAATACCCGCTGCCCGCGCAAGTTCGGCCCCGTCTGCGAGACCGAGGAGCCGCCGCTCGACGACGACACGTCCGGCCATGGCATCCGCTGCCACCTGCCGCGCAGTGCGCTCGGCCGCGTCGGCGGTGCGCCGCCGCGACCGCGGCGCGACCTCGCCGACGCCTGA
- a CDS encoding amidohydrolase family protein has product MTETPTRGALLIRGCALLADAHQAAPTGPVDILIADGAIVEIGADLAAPGAAVVEAAGLLAVPGLINAHLHSPAAFLKGALVDAPLEIFMLRETPPTLGGSESAAVCHARALLSAMEMLKRGITAVHDDAFFNPEPDMDAIDAIMGAYRDAGIRATVALDQPEVAEAEKYPFLADLLPADLRATLSTRPRMGGAELIDLYRAFIARWHGAEGGRLRCAVSCSAPQRVTADYLQALTTLSAEHDLPFNVHVLETRLQRVLGEEKYGKSLVRYLDDLGCLDARKQVIHAVWIDGADIEALARSGCVVAHNPISNLKLGSGVMPFRALREAGVPICLGTDEAACDDTTNLWGVLKTGALIQKIADPEWTRWPTAEEMLAAAFEGGARSLRRDDLGRLAPGMRADIALIDLSAVGYLPMNDLRRQLVFAEDGSSVRHVVVEGEVVVRDGRLTRIDEDAARAEIEAAFEEFTPRLRAIEGHAARLEPYYRQMYETALARDVGMSRWVPRFAG; this is encoded by the coding sequence ATGACCGAGACCCCCACGCGCGGCGCGCTCCTGATCCGCGGTTGCGCGCTGCTGGCGGACGCGCACCAGGCGGCGCCGACCGGCCCCGTCGACATCCTGATCGCCGACGGTGCCATCGTCGAGATCGGCGCCGACCTCGCGGCGCCCGGCGCGGCGGTGGTCGAGGCGGCGGGTCTCCTCGCGGTGCCCGGCCTCATCAACGCCCACCTCCATTCGCCGGCCGCGTTCCTGAAGGGCGCGCTGGTCGACGCGCCGCTGGAGATCTTCATGCTGCGCGAGACGCCGCCGACGCTGGGCGGGTCGGAGAGCGCGGCGGTATGCCATGCGCGGGCGCTGCTGTCGGCGATGGAGATGCTGAAGCGCGGCATCACGGCGGTCCACGACGACGCCTTCTTCAACCCCGAGCCGGACATGGACGCGATCGACGCCATCATGGGCGCCTACCGCGACGCGGGGATCCGGGCGACGGTGGCGCTCGATCAGCCGGAGGTGGCGGAGGCGGAAAAGTACCCCTTCCTCGCCGATCTGCTGCCGGCCGACCTTCGGGCCACGCTGTCGACCCGGCCGCGGATGGGCGGGGCGGAGCTGATCGACCTCTACCGCGCCTTCATCGCGCGGTGGCACGGGGCGGAAGGCGGGCGGCTGCGCTGCGCGGTCTCCTGCTCGGCGCCGCAGCGGGTCACGGCGGACTACCTCCAGGCGCTGACGACGCTGTCGGCCGAGCACGACCTGCCGTTCAACGTCCACGTCCTGGAGACGCGCCTGCAGCGGGTGCTGGGCGAGGAGAAATACGGCAAGTCGCTGGTGAGATACCTCGACGATCTCGGCTGTCTCGACGCGCGCAAGCAGGTGATCCACGCGGTGTGGATCGACGGTGCGGACATCGAGGCGCTGGCGCGCTCGGGCTGCGTGGTGGCGCACAATCCGATCTCCAACCTGAAGCTCGGCTCGGGGGTGATGCCGTTCCGCGCGCTGCGGGAGGCGGGCGTGCCGATCTGTCTCGGCACCGACGAGGCGGCGTGCGACGACACGACGAACCTGTGGGGCGTCCTCAAGACGGGCGCGCTGATCCAGAAGATCGCCGACCCGGAGTGGACCCGCTGGCCGACCGCCGAGGAGATGCTGGCGGCCGCGTTCGAGGGTGGGGCGCGTTCACTGCGGCGGGACGACCTCGGCCGTCTGGCGCCGGGGATGCGGGCCGACATCGCGCTCATCGACCTGAGCGCGGTGGGCTATCTGCCGATGAACGACCTGAGGCGCCAGCTCGTCTTCGCGGAGGACGGCTCGTCGGTCCGCCACGTCGTTGTCGAGGGCGAGGTCGTGGTGCGGGACGGCCGGCTGACGCGGATCGACGAGGACGCCGCGCGAGCGGAGATCGAAGCCGCCTTCGAGGAGTTCACCCCGCGCCTGAGGGCGATCGAAGGGCATGCCGCGCGGCTGGAGCCCTACTATCGGCAGATGTACGAGACCGCGCTCGCCAGGGACGTCGGCATGTCCCGCTGGGTGCCGCGGTTCGCGGGGTGA
- a CDS encoding polysaccharide deacetylase family protein: MTEPLPGHGRYPYRPVTEPVPYRWPHGEGLAVYVAVNLEAYAFEGAVLDELVANPARPDVINYAWLDYGNRVGAWRLMEAMQDAGVPATCLVNSHLYDAAPGLVDAWRAAGAEIAAHGRTNGETQAGLAEADERALIAEATGEITRREGAPPAGWLGPWIAETRHTPDLLAEAGYRYLLDWCADDRPIAMTTRAGPILAVPYPQEANDANAIVVRRMSAPAFADLCLAQIEEMLHQARTGPLVCAISLHPHVTGQAHRLHAFRDVLTRLAELRERVWLTTAGEIARVAAAGHGV, encoded by the coding sequence AGGGTCTCGCCGTCTACGTCGCCGTCAACCTCGAGGCCTACGCGTTCGAGGGCGCCGTGCTGGACGAATTGGTCGCCAACCCCGCCCGGCCCGACGTCATCAACTACGCCTGGCTCGACTACGGCAACCGCGTCGGCGCCTGGCGCCTCATGGAGGCCATGCAGGACGCCGGCGTTCCCGCCACCTGCCTCGTCAACTCACACCTTTACGATGCCGCGCCGGGGCTGGTGGACGCCTGGCGCGCCGCCGGCGCCGAGATCGCCGCCCACGGCCGCACCAACGGCGAGACCCAGGCCGGCCTCGCCGAAGCCGACGAACGCGCCCTGATCGCCGAGGCGACCGGCGAGATCACCCGCCGCGAAGGCGCGCCGCCCGCCGGCTGGCTCGGCCCCTGGATCGCCGAGACGCGCCACACCCCCGACCTCCTCGCCGAAGCCGGCTACCGCTACCTCCTCGACTGGTGCGCCGACGACCGGCCCATCGCGATGACGACCCGCGCCGGACCCATCCTCGCGGTGCCCTATCCGCAGGAGGCCAACGACGCCAACGCCATCGTCGTGCGCCGCATGTCCGCTCCGGCCTTCGCCGATCTCTGCCTCGCCCAGATCGAGGAGATGCTGCACCAGGCGCGCACCGGTCCCCTCGTCTGCGCCATCTCGCTCCATCCGCACGTCACCGGGCAAGCCCACCGCCTGCACGCCTTCCGCGACGTCCTCACCCGTCTCGCCGAGTTGCGCGAACGCGTATGGTTGACCACGGCCGGAGAGATCGCCCGCGTCGCCGCGGCGGGGCACGGGGTGTAG